The Juglans regia cultivar Chandler chromosome 6, Walnut 2.0, whole genome shotgun sequence genome contains the following window.
TGTACCCCGAGTCTGTTGTGacctttttgaaattttattgtccactttttcttgtatatatcAAATCTCCTATTTCAGTTTGTGAACTCCGgtgtttttgacattttgtttaaTGCTATGGCTTGGTTATCTTCTTGTTGCTGATTTTTGTATTCGTAAAAAAAGATAATGCACGACGATCATGAAAACCATCTCACCTTTTTTTGTCGGGttagtgtaaaatatttttggattttgttttgggtATACCCATTGTTTTTTCAATATTTGTTCTTGCTTTAAATCTTGAATATGCAATTAATCTAATCTCCATCTTAGATTAGATTGGCGTAGTTTCCTGCAACTACCATAGCGTAAAGTATTCATCGCATGTGTTATCATACAGATCTCTCCGTtttaggcaattttttttttttctatttttaggcctattagagcattagtagtgaACTAGCTACTATTTAACTAAAATTTGACTAGAAAATGCATTTTTTCtcgtttgaatatttatttccattctttctttataatttttttattcttatggTATATGGAAAGTTTATCAAGTAATCATATTGAAAGAAACATTcataaaaacatgaaaagtaATAGGAGCATCCGTCCACAAAAGGTGAACTATATATAAACGAACTCTGCTCTGAACTTGAATGGAAAGAAATGCGTACATACTACAAACGGTAAGAGTTAACAACATAACATATAGTACTTGGCCGAAAGACACCGACTAAATGTAATGTGATACCTTTTCCATTCATTTGCTTTGCTCTAATAACAATAGAACATAAAGTACCGAGAGAGCTCCAGTTCTACCAAGTAGAGCATAGTGAAAgacatgaaagaaataaaataagaaaagaaactgAATGGCCAGGGAATTTGGCTCAACAGATTTGGCCTCCGAAAATAACTCTAGCTATTTTTACTGGTTATTTGACTGGTTcagtatttgtttatttatttgatgatgGGGTAACCACCCCAcggcagagcccttaggactcacccattgAACCTAAACCTCCAGGGAGACTAGCACATCAACCCACCGTCATGGCCTACCACTTAGATCACAGTTTGATCCTAGGGGGATTGAACTTATGAtatggggctcatgcacacaagttcgtcCTTAGCACCCGGGCTACCCACTGGTGGGTAACTAACTAGTTCATTATATGATGTTTTTAAGGGAATTGACTAAAATATAGCCAAGCAGTGGGTTTGGCAAGCCCACTATGGATGCTCTTAGTTATTGATCTATCTTTGGTTTCCTTTCTCATGCAATATGGCAGATTGTGTATGATTTGTTAGGGTTTGTGTGAGTGATATCAAAGAGTTTGTTGTGCTTTCAATTGTGTTTCATATGCTTCAATGGTGGAGCCTTGTACACTGTAGTTGAAGAATTATTCTTTGTTATGTTTTTGGTCTGTTTGATGGTTTAGTGATTGGCTCGATTTGAAGCTTGGCTTGCTTGTTTAATAGAGTCAAGCTCTACCCAGCTCTAGCATGATAAATTTTAGTTGAGCTCATGCCAACATATAGTTATCTTGAGCCAAGCCTGAACAACCAATACTTGGGTCGGCTTGATTACAGCCCTGACACCAATGCTTTCTTTATGATAGATGACAAGCGCTTGGAGAAAATTGAGCATTGCAATCATACATAGGGATATAGAGAGGGAATGGGAGAATCTGGGTGGAGTtatgtgtattatatattattattggagATTCTTGCTCACTCTTAGAAGATCTATACATCTGCTAATATTCTGGAGAGGATGAGGAggtcaaattttattttcaatattattatagcATTGGAGCATCTTGGAGCAAATGAGCAATGGAGCTTGTGGAGTACGGCTCACCTCGAGGATTGCTCTCTTGGTTTGCTTCATTGTTTTGGTCTTGCTTTCCTTTCGATATCATCAACAGTACATGCTGATGATAATTTGACATGACAATATATGCAGGACTTCATTTTAGAGACTGAGACATTGCTTCTTTATTTATGACATTTCATTTGCTTATGCAGTTGGTAATCTGCACTATTTCAAGTGTCGGATATGAGTGGTCGTTTTTCTCGCTCAATCTATGTTGGCAACCTGCCTGCAGATATAAGAGAATCTGAAATTGAAGATCTATTCTACAAGGTTTGGGTGGAAACTTTTTTTCCCAATTAGTTTGTGCTGGTAATTGAGCATATGCTTAAAAAGTATGACCTTTAACTGAGTAACTGACATGGCTCTATGATGTTGATTTCCCTATGCAGTATGGCCGTATATTGGATATTGAATTAAAGATTCCGCCCCGCCCTCCGTGTTATTGTTTTGTGGAGGTACTCATCATCACTTAGTTTTGTTCTTGTATGTATTTATAAGATCATGAATTTCAATACTCATATTTTTGCTGATTTGTTGTCAGTTTGATAGTACTCGGGATGCAGAAGATGCAATTAGGGGTCGTGATGGCTATAATTTTGATGGTTGCCGTCTAAGGGTAACAAGAGTAACCAATTAGTTTTTTGGTGTACTTCTTTTTgccttttaaattattaatttatccgTTGTTCTCTATGCAGGTTGAACTTGCCCATGGTGGTAGAGGGTCATCTTCAAGTGATCGTCGTGGTGGCTACAGCGGCGGTGGTGGCGGAGGTGGCGGCGGCGGTGGCGGCGGTGGCGGTGGCAGTAGTGGGGGCCGATTTGGTGTCTCACGCCATTCTGAATATCGAGGTGCATTAATTAGGGGAaagatttttttccaaaaggGTTTAGGAGAATGTGATTGGATAATTATGTGCCTTAGATTGTACTTAgatatttatatcttttgacTTTGTATGTCAGGTGTACTATGAACAGTTCTGATGTGTGCTTGTGTGTGGTTACAGTTATTGTTCGTGGGCTTCCTTCTTCTGCTTCCTGGCAAGACTTGAAGGTATGGAAGTTTTTACTATAACAAGCAACTTTGAAAGTTTTCCCCATGCTGCTGTTGGGTAACCTTATAGGTAAACTGGTTTCAGGATCATATGCGTAAAGCTGGTGATGTATGTTTTGCGGAGGTATCCCGTGACAGTGAAGGTATgcctttatataaaatatgtgtcAATTATACAGAAGAAACTAATGCCCATGTGATTTTATATGGGTTACATGAGTTTGgttttatatttcatatgatCTTATATGGTTAATAGTGAAGCTATGCCTTTCTTCATTATGTTTGTTATGAAATGCATGTTTTATGGAAAAAGAATAGAATGTCtcataatcataaaaaaatattgcagtATGCATGGGAATTATGGTTTGTAATTGGTAGGTTGCCTTCATGTTGTTCTGTTTAGTCTGTATAACTAAAATAGTGAAAGACGGTATTGCTGGCACACATGCGCGCACACATATGTTTATGTGGAGGGAGGGAGGTAGCTCGTCAAGCTGTATATTCATTTTTAACTAGATCAACATATTACTGTTATATGTTTGTCTTGTTTAAATCACTtatcctccccccccccccccccaaaaaaaaaaaaaaaaaaaaaattgtgtcaAATCAGTTGTGTTCTTTTGAGAAATTGGAGCAGGAGCAATAGTTGTGGTATATAAGCATTGCCATTCATCTTCGCTTAGAGTTGGCATTGCTAACGATATTGTTGTATTGTTGAATTTATTAATCACAATATTGAATTGCTGTCTCTTCAGGGACCTTTGGCATTGTTGATTACACTAATCACGATGACATGAAATATGCTGTGAGTTGTTCAAAGAAAACTCTTGATTTTCTGCAATTATGTTTTTGTCTTATGAgttacttgtttgtttttcagaTCCGTAAACTCGATGACACCGAATTCAGAAATCCTTGGGCAAGAGCTTATATTCGGGTAACttctctttttatgattttgataatttagTTGGATCATTATAAGCAAAACTATGCTTTGGGTGCCTAATAGATATTAGGATTTAGTAGCTAGGACTTGGAAGGAAATGCACAAACCCTCCTCAAGCTACCAAGAAATTTGCATTGTCCCACCTAAACTATCAATTTCAAGAATATCCTCCAAACTATCAAAATATCACAATgcctttgtaaaaaagtttaCACAAATACCcttgataaaattttagaagattaaaaaaaatagaaaaaactaaaaaccttaaaactaaaaacaaatatttaaaatgaacaTTTCAAAGCTTAATAAATAACCTATataagaaaacagaaaaagttaaatataaaagagaaataatactcTTTATACAAAGATATAAAAATTtggaactaaaaaaataaaaataagtcaaaactaaatatatttcaaaaaactaaatattaaaaattaatttttttttttttattgataagaagagagagatatctaaaaacaaatattttaaaattattgtatgtaTTGTCgctatttttgtttaatttaatttaattttactttgttttggatttatttaattttactgttttggatttgttttttaatttttgagttttattgtGGCAAGGgtatattttaagttagttttgtttttttccttttttattatttgtatttgtattttttttttttttggggggggggggagtcaTTGCCAAGTGCGTGGTAGTTTTAGGGAAGTTCGAATACTTTCCCTCGGGTGCGTGGTAGTCTTTGATTTTGATGAAAGTAGCGTTTAAATCCATTATATTAGCACCATCAAAATTCTCAGGGTGAAAGTGGAACATTTGAAATTCTAGCAATCAAATTGGAACCTGCCTTAAATTGTAGGACCAAAGTTTGGTTTACATGTAAACCAAACTTTGCTAGTGCATGTTGGTTTACATCCTCTAGAAATGTGCTCTTCTTACTTTGAGTAGATTTATTGATCCTGCACcctttttatgttaaaaaatgttagatTCCAAGGTCTGTTGGCAGGTGTAGGTCATTTGTATATTTATACACGGTGGGTACTGATACGTATGGGTAGGCCTAAATGTTCATTGTTGTACTGGTGTTTGTTTTTACTTCAACTGGGGCAGGTGAAGAAGTATGAGAGCAGTAGAAGCCGCAGCCGCAGCCGAAGTAGAAGCCGCAGCCAAAGTAGGAGCCGCAGCCGAAGCAGAGGTGAAAGAAGGGACAGGAGGTACTGAATTTTCtgtcatttttttctatttcatgcaTTTTGCATGTTCTTCTATGTTGGATGAGTTATGTTGTGTGTGTTTACAGTAAATCACTGGAGCGCTCTATTTCTCGATCGGTATCAAGGTCCAGATCTGCCTCTCCTGTCAAATCTTCCAGGTATCTTGAGTTTGCTTACCCTGgttattttatattcttggtCTTTTTGTGCTGCCTCTATGACCTATATCAATGATATTACATCTACAACATGCAGGCCAAGATCAAGATCGAGGTCAGGATCTCCCCACCAGGTAATCATACTTTAATATTGAGAAGTGTGacagacacaaagagattacacaaaagttaactcacaaactaacatgGCTTCATGTGattcgttagatttactttacgaTAAaagtatcatatcaaattacgttactttgtgagtttacttttgtgtaatttctttacggctaaattatttctcttttatgttACATGGTGAAATTATAGGGTGCACACATTCTAGGACTTAGCTACCCGAGTAGGAGAGATAACAACTTGACCATTCATCTCcttaggagaggtttggatagtaagttgagatgagatgagacgaaagttgaataaaatattgttagaatattattttttaatattatttttattttgaaatttgaaaaagttgaattggttaTTGTATTTAGGATTTTGAaagagttgtaatgattagattagataagatgaaatgagttgtgatGCTTTCTGAATCCAACAAGGCCTTAGAGTTTTCAGGCTTTTCCTACCATAACCAGGCATGGGAACTACTGAATGTCCCTTTGGCCGGCTGTATTGGGACTGAGTTATATTTCCCATGAACTTTTAAGCCTGAAGATGTTTGTGACTTCTGAAATCGTAATTATTTGATTTGAAGTGGACTTTACCCGTTGTTAGGAGCGCTTTCATTTAGGTGTCAGGacaattctattttttccttattttgttaGAACACTTGTTTTGCAATGTGCTTCTTACACTACTAAAGCTGATACACCATACACCCTCTTAACTACCAAAAAGCTGGAACGTGTACTCTCTATTAAGATCTCGGTCAATATTATGCCATCACCTATTTTCAACTATTGCTATTTTGTAGTCAGCAATAGTTGGAAGGGTGCAATGTATTAGTTTTGGTAATTTTGGGTGCCCATTGCAAAACGTGTTAGTTAAAGGGTGGAAAGTGTATTTTCTAAgcaattatttcctttttctagagagaaaaaaatctgTTCTCATGTATCAGAGATTCAAAGTCTCTTATCATTTATGTTTTCGTACTTTTTTGCAAGGAATGATGTAACGGTTGGAGTTGCTTGCCCTGTTTTGGGTAGAACAGGATAAACATACAATTTCTTAAGATGTTCATTTGATGTGTTTTGTCCATCTTTATGTATCCATGACCCATTTATGCTTACCAATCAAAATAGTTAGTCATCTCGCTTTTGGAAAaaggttaaaagaaaaaaaaacctcagcCCTACATTTTCTGATACTCTATTTTTTcgtataaaaataatctaatgaAATATTCTGGATGTCTTATGTAAGCTTAATCTCTTTTCAGGCACGGTCGGGTAGTGGCTGATTGATATCCATGGACCATGCAATTGATGTTAAAACTCTTCCAGACATTTGGTAGAGGAGTTTGAGTGGAAATTTTACTAGATTTTTACATGGTTTTGGTTGGAATGTATTAATGATGATGCTTAGTAGACTAGGTGTGCGTTGCATCGCTTGATACCTCTTGAAATATTTGGTCCTGCAAACTGGTTATTTTGCCTGtttctttcctttctatttAGGCTGTTATCTGCCTAGCATCCATATTTTAGGTACTTACTGTCCAGGAGATTTGTGACTTCTTACCTATTGTGAGTGGCACTTTCGTTGGTTTGCAATTCTAATGTTTGTCATATAATTGATGAGGTCATAATCTCTGATTTTGGCCTATTTAGTCTTGTGATGTATTTAGGTggtatacatatttatattaaacCTCATATTCAGGTATTAGCCTTTTTTAAAGCCTGATtcactaaaaaatattaaattttttagttttaggcCCATTTGGATACAGTAACACtctcaatctattttattttatcattataatttttttaaatttttacataaaatataataaataatttattattttgaaattttaaaacaataataatattaaaaaataatattttaataataatttattcaattcatttaaaattatttcatcttatttcactatccaaacaagctaTTGGTGGATACTTGAGTGGTGTGTTATACTACTACAGCATGTATTGCTGCTGGCTTCTATCTCTAGGTGTATTCGATCTTCTTGTTGATTggtgttagatataattttaggatGTGCAATATCGTGGTAGAGACAAACTGTCGAATTTACTTAATGTTTTAAAGTTAATTATGTCATCCAAGGACCAACACCTATACAAAGTGTTGAATCTGGAGAAATGCAAAACAAAGCCAATGGGGCACGTCCAAGGTAATTGTACTTACAATTGCATGACTATAAAGTAACTCCCAACTTAATTCATAAAGACACATATGCATGTCGCATTATTCCTTTCTTTATTTAATTGCCTACTACATCCGATCTAAGTGGGGTCCTCCCTGCACCCTTCCTTATCATCAGTCTTTGATCTTTTACTCTGTTTTTAAATATCCCTTATTCATGCAGAATGctctgataaaattataaaaaagaagaagctaaAGCTATCGATTCTTGTCTCTATCTTCGTGCATGTTCCTTGCTTTGTCTTCGGTCTTTCCCTTTCAGAATTCAAAAATCTTCTGTCTCTGCTATTATTCCTTTCATGGATTCCATTTCTCCAATATCCCTGTCATCCACTTTAATCACTTTGATTTGTAGGGCCcctcttgctttttttttttgagaaattacaCAAATCCCACTTAAATTAAGATCACCcaaagacctttttttttttaaaaaataaaataaaataaaagcacaaaaaagaaaaaccagctGAAGTTTTGACTTCTGAAAAGGAAAATgggttatattttattttttgatagttTGAAGGTGATAGTCTAAATGGAGAGTTTGGAAGGTGGGAAATGCAAATCTGAgtatttttctccctttttttttttttttaacagtaatTACAAAAGTGTGGAGGATATTCATTTTGTGCATgagtcatgcatgcatgctgcatgcacaTTCATTATCTACTTCATCAAGCAACTAGTTGATggagatatatagatatatggtGGGTCAGTGTGCTGGGAAGAAAAGTGGCAAGGAATCTCTTTGCAGTTTACCTTCTAAAAGTCTCACTCTACTCATCTTCTCTTCACACCAATGCATTTGTTCTTCGCTTATATCACTCATTCTCAAAACCCTAGACACCACTTTCAGGTCTATTTGACCCATCAATATCTCCATTTCTTCATCCACactcaattttcttcttctcaagCATTTCCGACCCCGGCGAAGATCTTTAAGCTTTGTCTTCTTCTGTGCATACAGAGAGTGTAAGATCGCATACATTAAAACTGATCATTAGAGGaaaacaaaaagctttaaaCTTTGTTATGGACGGATGCAAACACTGGCTTACTTTTTTATTAACCTTCTTGATCAGATGGAGAAGAGTTGGATCAACTGAACCTCTTCGGTTTCTGCTAAAGAATGCTGATATAATTTGGCATGGTTTTTTCTTGTCAGCCTTGAGAAAATTCATGAATGTTCGGATTCCATCTTCCATTATCATAAGAAATGCTCCTGATGAAATTCTTGATCCAAAACCATCctgcattttattttcttctgaatCTTTCAAAacatagattaaaaaaaaaaacatacaattaATATAGTGAGAAGAAAGATTTCGTATCAATGAAGTGTTAAATTAAAATTGCTTAGAACTTCTCAAGACAACAAATTGCAGTGCACCCACAACTTTCACCACTTCCAGTGGAGGTTCTACCGCCATCAACGGTAGTTCCATAGTTTGCATGACTTTGCGAACTACCATCTTTTAAGACGGTGCCGAGTATGGGAGAGAATTAAGAAATTGGTCAcaaaatccattttatttttatttttatttttttcatcacttTTGCACTGTGATTATTATACTGGGACATTTGTTGGGAAACCCCACCCCCTCCTCATATATTATCCTTTCCGTTTCTAATAGAAATTTGCTTCCttagactaaaaaaaaagtggttgGAACTTTGAAGTACCTCGGTATTCTGGCACTAGAAGCAACTTTGGTGCCAAAAGCCTCATTCTTGCATAAACTTCGGGTCTCCGGCCTTGCTCATAAGACTCATTCTCTATATATCTCTGCAAAAGAACTTGGAATTGCTGAAACTCTTGGGCAACATGGGCTGGACAGCCGATGTCAATATCACTGCTGCGTGAAGCTCTCTTCTGTTGAAAATTCTTGTAGTTCCAGTTAAGAGCTTCCCATGTTAAGCAAATCTGTGCTACATACGCTGCCTCAAGTTCGCGATATGGGTTCTGACGAAGATCTGTTGGCGGCTTTTCGTTTATGGTTGCAAACTTATGAACCATTCTCTCTGATATTGATCTTGGACAAACTTGAATAGACCTAAGTGATTCTGATGTTTGGTTTTTGGTAGTTATAATATGATTATTACAAAATCAGTTTTTTCGTAAAGATCGAGATAATATGTTTTCAGCTACTATTTACTCGCACACCCCACacctatagtttttttataaggtgcGGGATATAGGAcggtgaatagtaactgatgggaataattttttctttttgaaaacataataaattttatgcaaattAGTGAAAATACCTGTCTCGTGAAGCTTTTGTGCACTGATTCTGTCTAGGAACATCATTTCTTCATCATATTTTTGAAACACTGCGTAGGATTCCCACTTGGGGCAACTCCTccgggaggaagaagaaaatggatcCTGATCAGTCCCTGAATCCCTATAATTAATGGAGCTTCTCCACTCAGATGAACTCTTGGATGTAGAGCCAGCGGTGCACGAGTCACCATAgatctcatcatcatcatcgtcatcaatATCCTTTCCTCGAGCTAGAAACTTCTTTGTCTCCAACTTGGGTGGTACAAAAATCAAGAACCTCTCATCCGCCGAGAAATTTGTCTCTGCCTTGTTGTTTGCATTTTGTTCTTTGCACAAATCTTCTGCAACTGCACAAGGAACATGAGACTGTATGAAGCGTACTATGAAACAAATTTACGTCGATGCTAGACATGATAATGTAGTTACGTACCATCAGAGTTTTTATACTCATCCACGAAATCACTTCTTTTTTGGTCTATGGTTATTGGCATTGTGGGCCAGCCTTGATTTTGAGCAGAGTGGCGAAATGAATCAGCATCTCTTGTAAGGATCTCTTCCACAAACACATCTTCGACTCCATTTTCAGAATCCGAACCTCCAGGGAATGCATGAACAGATGAGAGCGTTTCAGGGGTAGAATGATCTTCATGATCATCTGGGTCGTTGTCTCCGTTTATGCTCTCA
Protein-coding sequences here:
- the LOC108998109 gene encoding serine/arginine-rich splicing factor SR34A-like, whose product is MSGRFSRSIYVGNLPADIRESEIEDLFYKYGRILDIELKIPPRPPCYCFVEFDSTRDAEDAIRGRDGYNFDGCRLRVELAHGGRGSSSSDRRGGYSGGGGGGGGGGGGGGGGSSGGRFGVSRHSEYRVIVRGLPSSASWQDLKDHMRKAGDVCFAEVSRDSEGTFGIVDYTNHDDMKYAIRKLDDTEFRNPWARAYIRVKKYESSRSRSRSRSRSRSQSRSRSRSRGERRDRSKSLERSISRSVSRSRSASPVKSSRPRSRSRSGSPHQARSGSG
- the LOC108998117 gene encoding uncharacterized protein LOC108998117, coding for MQCSKEEALLRLFYNVSICFQLLFLFFYFSILLLPKLFHFLGSNPFLQRNQNGYEYYIFSEDEELQEEEEEEDQEEERYAHVECSDEKDHDLVADIVRGGESLLFFPNHPTQSYQSFSEEFVSICESINGDNDPDDHEDHSTPETLSSVHAFPGGSDSENGVEDVFVEEILTRDADSFRHSAQNQGWPTMPITIDQKRSDFVDEYKNSDVAEDLCKEQNANNKAETNFSADERFLIFVPPKLETKKFLARGKDIDDDDDDEIYGDSCTAGSTSKSSSEWRSSINYRDSGTDQDPFSSSSRRSCPKWESYAVFQKYDEEMMFLDRISAQKLHETESLRSIQVCPRSISERMVHKFATINEKPPTDLRQNPYRELEAAYVAQICLTWEALNWNYKNFQQKRASRSSDIDIGCPAHVAQEFQQFQVLLQRYIENESYEQGRRPEVYARMRLLAPKLLLVPEYRDSEENKMQDGFGSRISSGAFLMIMEDGIRTFMNFLKADKKKPCQIISAFFSRNRRGSVDPTLLHLIKKVNKKKKTKLKDLRRGRKCLRRRKLSVDEEMEILMGQIDLKVVSRVLRMSDISEEQMHWCEEKMSRVRLLEGKLQRDSLPLFFPAH